From Armatimonadota bacterium, one genomic window encodes:
- the argF gene encoding ornithine carbamoyltransferase has product MIGLRGRDLISMDDLTPAEVWAVLDHARDLKRRTHAGEATQPLRGKVLAMIFEKPSLRTRVTFEVGMAQLGGTSIYLAPQDAQLGTRETIPDAARNLERWVDVIMARTFAHATVVELARWARVPVINGLSDLEHPCQTLADLLTLYERFGGFRDVTVAWVGDGNNVCHSLMLGAAKVGLNVVVATPPGFRPNAGIVERARAVGRETGAALTLMDDPREAVAGVDAIYTDVWASMGQEAEREERARIFRPYQVNAQLLARAKPTAVVLHCLPVHRGEEITDEVLDGEQSVVFDQAENRLHAQKALLAMVVA; this is encoded by the coding sequence ATGATCGGCCTGCGCGGCCGCGACCTGATCTCGATGGACGACCTGACCCCGGCGGAGGTGTGGGCGGTGCTCGACCACGCCCGCGACCTGAAGCGGCGCACCCACGCCGGGGAGGCCACGCAGCCGCTGCGGGGCAAGGTCCTGGCGATGATCTTCGAGAAACCCTCGCTGCGCACCCGCGTGACCTTCGAGGTGGGGATGGCGCAGCTGGGGGGGACGAGCATCTACCTGGCGCCGCAGGACGCGCAGCTGGGCACCCGGGAGACCATCCCGGACGCCGCCCGCAACCTGGAGCGCTGGGTGGACGTGATCATGGCCCGCACCTTCGCGCACGCCACGGTGGTGGAGCTGGCCCGCTGGGCGCGCGTCCCGGTGATCAACGGCCTCTCCGACCTGGAGCACCCCTGCCAGACGCTGGCCGACCTCCTCACCCTCTACGAGCGCTTCGGCGGCTTCCGCGACGTCACCGTGGCCTGGGTGGGGGACGGGAACAACGTCTGCCACTCGCTGATGCTGGGGGCGGCCAAGGTGGGGCTGAACGTAGTGGTGGCCACCCCGCCGGGCTTCCGCCCCAACGCCGGCATCGTCGAGCGGGCGCGCGCGGTAGGGCGGGAGACCGGGGCGGCGCTCACCCTCATGGACGACCCCCGCGAGGCGGTGGCGGGGGTGGACGCCATCTACACCGACGTCTGGGCCAGCATGGGGCAGGAGGCGGAGCGGGAGGAGCGGGCCCGCATCTTCCGCCCCTACCAGGTGAACGCCCAGCTCCTGGCCCGGGCCAAGCCCACCGCGGTGGTGCTGCACTGCCTGCCGGTGCACCGCGGCGAGGAGATCACCGACGAGGTGCTGGACGGGGAGCAGAGCGTGGTCTTCGACCAGGCGGAGAACCGGCTGCACGCCCAGAAGGCGCTGCTGGCCATGGTGGTGGCGTAG
- the cdaA gene encoding diadenylate cyclase CdaA: protein MPFDLTIRDLADILAVTLVVYTILTLIRGTRAVQLAIGLGILFVVYAVSRLLGLRTLNWLLSYVGLVIPIAFLILFQPELRRLLEQLGRGAPIVSGFGVPLGREEAIRLVSDIARAARVLSIRKIGALIVLERSTGLVDVVETGIKVDAQVSVQLLLTIFFPNTPLHDGAVIIRGNRVLAAACLLPLSENPTLSKTLGTRHRAAIGITEETDAVAVVVSEETGVISVARDGELSRGLSEEELKVYLLGLFGAAAAQPSWWPWRRVGTVGGRAERVVGAADRQK from the coding sequence ATGCCGTTCGACCTCACCATCCGCGACCTGGCCGACATCCTGGCCGTGACGCTGGTGGTCTACACCATCCTGACCCTCATCCGGGGGACCCGGGCGGTGCAGCTGGCCATCGGGCTCGGCATCCTCTTCGTGGTCTACGCGGTGAGCCGGCTGCTGGGCCTGCGCACGCTCAACTGGCTCCTCTCCTACGTGGGGCTGGTCATCCCCATCGCCTTCCTCATCCTCTTCCAGCCGGAGCTGCGCCGCCTGCTCGAGCAGCTCGGGCGGGGGGCCCCCATCGTGAGCGGCTTCGGGGTCCCGCTGGGGCGGGAGGAGGCGATCCGCCTGGTCAGCGACATCGCCCGGGCGGCGCGCGTCCTCTCCATCCGCAAGATCGGCGCGCTCATCGTCCTGGAGCGCTCCACGGGGCTCGTGGACGTGGTGGAGACCGGCATCAAGGTGGACGCCCAGGTGAGCGTGCAGCTCCTGCTGACGATCTTCTTCCCCAACACCCCCCTCCACGACGGGGCGGTGATCATCCGGGGGAACCGGGTGCTGGCCGCGGCCTGCCTGCTGCCGCTCAGCGAGAACCCCACGCTCAGCAAGACGCTGGGGACCCGCCACCGCGCCGCCATCGGCATCACCGAGGAGACCGACGCGGTGGCGGTGGTGGTCAGCGAGGAGACCGGCGTCATCTCGGTGGCCCGCGACGGGGAGCTGTCGCGCGGCCTCTCGGAGGAGGAGCTGAAGGTCTACCTGCTCGGGCTCTTCGGCGCGGCCGCCGCCCAGCCGTCCTGGTGGCCCTGGCGGCGGGTGGGGACGGTGGGCGGGCGCGCCGAGCGGGTGGTGGGCGCCGCCGACCGGCAGAAGTGA
- a CDS encoding CdaR family protein, which translates to MTGWLRRQLGERTLIFLLAFLIATVLWLFVRESARQVTIPGRPGSGVKTVPVVPTVAGAPAEGFAVRAIEVTPSTVTIAGPAGVVEGIDVVPTATVRIDGATRDVVETVDLRVPPGVWTSGGVTVRVGIDRLVVRALVPDVPVEVVGAVASAQVTVAPPQVTVEVEGPPAALAPLGPSDFRVVADVAGLAPGTPHSVRPQVRRSPPRVQIRALHPPTLSVTVRRP; encoded by the coding sequence ATGACCGGGTGGCTGCGCCGGCAGCTGGGGGAGCGGACGCTCATCTTCCTGCTGGCGTTCCTCATCGCCACCGTGCTGTGGCTCTTCGTCCGGGAGTCGGCCCGGCAGGTGACCATCCCCGGCCGCCCCGGATCCGGCGTGAAGACCGTGCCCGTCGTGCCGACGGTGGCCGGAGCCCCGGCGGAGGGGTTCGCCGTGCGCGCCATCGAGGTGACCCCCTCCACCGTCACCATCGCCGGCCCGGCGGGGGTGGTGGAGGGGATCGACGTGGTGCCGACCGCCACCGTGCGCATCGACGGGGCCACCCGGGACGTGGTGGAGACGGTGGACCTGCGCGTCCCGCCGGGCGTGTGGACCAGCGGCGGGGTGACGGTGCGCGTGGGGATCGATCGGCTGGTGGTGCGGGCGCTCGTCCCCGACGTCCCGGTGGAGGTCGTGGGGGCCGTGGCCTCCGCGCAGGTGACCGTGGCCCCGCCCCAGGTGACGGTGGAGGTGGAGGGCCCGCCGGCGGCGCTGGCCCCCCTGGGCCCCTCGGACTTCCGCGTGGTCGCCGACGTGGCGGGGCTCGCGCCCGGCACGCCCCACAGCGTCCGGCCGCAGGTGCGGCGGAGTCCCCCGCGCGTGCAGATCCGGGCGCTCCACCCGCCCACCCTCTCCGTGACGGTGCGCCGGCCGTGA